One window of Cohnella hashimotonis genomic DNA carries:
- a CDS encoding RNA-binding protein has translation MSKSDIYAHFLPDEKSFVDRAWEWVERAAEQHELRRTDFLDPRQAHILYALANRHPDAAIRLEGGYEGAERVRALIAPDYRPLEDEDAGIAVLEIASDDRRQAELDHGDYLGALLGLGIKREKIGDIHVREDGCHVLIATEIGDFLRSHLKQVHRLETSTSVLPLDRLLAVPVKLEESAISVASMRLDGIASDVLRVSRAKIMDPIRAGRCRVNFKTVEDPSAQLREGDIVSFKGFGRFRVLEAEGISKSGRIRLRIGKYV, from the coding sequence ATGAGCAAGAGCGATATTTACGCACACTTCCTTCCTGACGAAAAGTCCTTCGTGGACCGCGCCTGGGAGTGGGTCGAGCGGGCCGCCGAGCAGCATGAGCTTCGGCGCACCGATTTTCTCGACCCGCGCCAGGCGCATATTTTGTATGCGCTGGCGAATCGACACCCGGACGCCGCGATCCGGCTCGAGGGCGGTTACGAAGGCGCGGAGCGGGTCAGGGCGCTGATCGCGCCGGATTACCGGCCGCTTGAGGACGAGGATGCCGGCATCGCGGTGCTCGAAATCGCAAGCGACGACCGCCGCCAAGCCGAGCTCGATCATGGCGATTATCTCGGCGCGCTGCTTGGGCTCGGGATCAAGCGGGAGAAAATCGGCGACATTCACGTCCGCGAGGACGGCTGCCATGTGCTGATCGCCACCGAGATCGGAGACTTCCTGCGCTCACATTTGAAGCAGGTGCACCGGCTCGAGACGTCGACGTCGGTGCTGCCGCTGGACCGGCTCCTAGCTGTTCCGGTGAAGCTTGAGGAGAGCGCAATCTCCGTCGCCTCGATGCGGCTCGACGGCATCGCGAGCGACGTGCTGCGCGTCAGCCGTGCAAAGATCATGGATCCGATCCGCGCCGGGCGCTGCCGCGTGAACTTCAAAACGGTGGAGGATCCGTCCGCACAGCTGCGCGAAGGAGACATCGTATCGTTCAAAGGATTCGGCAGATTCCGCGTGTTGGAGGCCGAAGGCATCTCTAAAAGCGGCCGGATTCGCTTGCGGATCGGCAAATATGTGTAG
- a CDS encoding cell division protein SepF: protein MGVVNKFLNYLGLQDEQERDREREEPMGYEDEPEVETSAFEARKPTGKNNIVSIHSQKNVRVILTEPRTYDNEAQEIADHLKSRRSVVVNLQRVRRDQAIRMVDFLSGTVYALGGHISKLGPNIFLCTPDSVEITGTISELLAEDADYTKMR, encoded by the coding sequence ATGGGCGTGGTTAACAAGTTCTTGAACTATCTCGGCCTTCAGGACGAACAAGAGCGGGACCGGGAGCGGGAAGAGCCGATGGGGTACGAGGATGAGCCGGAAGTTGAAACCTCGGCCTTCGAGGCGCGTAAACCTACGGGGAAGAATAATATCGTGAGCATCCATTCGCAGAAAAACGTTCGGGTGATTTTGACGGAGCCGCGAACGTACGACAACGAAGCTCAGGAGATCGCGGACCATCTGAAATCAAGACGTTCCGTCGTCGTGAACCTGCAGCGGGTGCGCAGAGATCAGGCGATCCGGATGGTGGATTTCCTGAGCGGAACAGTCTATGCGCTCGGCGGACACATTTCCAAGCTCGGACCGAACATCTTTTTGTGTACGCCGGATTCGGTCGAGATCACAGGGACGATCTCGGAGCTTCTCGCGGAGGATGCGGACTACACTAAAATGAGGTGA
- the ileS gene encoding isoleucine--tRNA ligase yields the protein MRRVDVKEKARSRELRVLEQWKAEDTFRQSIENRNGKPNFVFYEGPPTANGKPHIGHVLGRVIKDFVSRYKTMSGYRVTRKAGWDTHGLPVELGVEKQLGISGKQEIENYGVEPFIKKCKESVFEYERQWRELTEAIGYWTDLDNPYITLENKYIESVWHLLSAIHGKGLLYRGHRVSPYCPDCQTTLSSHEVAQGYEDVKDLTATAKFKLKDSGEFVLAWTTTPWTLPSNVALAVHPDIEYVRVSQNGETFIVAGTLAEKVMKGEYETLGTVRGKDLVGLAYEPLFPYTGGPLDGAYRIIDAAFVSDSSGTGIVHIAPAHGEDDYRVAREHGVPMLQLVNGQGRYTDEVKDFAGRFVKDPEVDIDIVKSLSERGLLYHKEKHEHSYPFCWRCKTPLLYYATESWFIKTTAVKEQLIENNKDIAWYPEHLRDGRFGKFLEDLVDWNISRNRYWGTPLNVWTCEDCGAEKSPGSIAELRAAAVGEVAEDIELHKPYVDAITLRCDCGGKMHRTPEVIDVWFDSGSMPFAQQHYPFENKERFEEQYPADFICEGIDQTRGWFFSLLAVSTLYNGRAPYKSVISTGHVLDENGQKMSKSKGNVIDPWDIIEEFGTDAFRWALLADSAPWNSKRFSKGIVAEAKSKVVDTIVNTHAFYALYATIDGYKPEEHPAKRSANKLDRWILSRLNSLVSATVEGLDGNDFLNPAKRIEAFVDELSNWYVRRSRDRFWGSGLGEDKVAAYQTLGNVLLTLAKLIAPYLPFLAEDLYGNLGGKGSVHLADYPVADAGEIDVALERDMETARGIVELARNVRNETGLKTRQPLSELLVALSVPFDAAEYEEIVKDEINVKSVTLVTEDSGFVDYTLKLNLKLAGKKYGKHVGPIQGRLKSLSAEEAREIVSSGELAYNSPEGEALTVTLDELLVEKQAKPGFASASGGGVTVALNTELTPALVQEGIVREVIRAVQDQRKKLDLPIEQRVGLVLEADAETEAALRAFDDVLRDNVLVNDVSFGRTDATETVQAGELRIGIAIVAG from the coding sequence ATGCGTCGCGTGGACGTTAAAGAAAAAGCCCGCAGCCGCGAGCTGCGCGTACTGGAGCAATGGAAGGCCGAGGATACGTTCCGTCAGTCCATCGAGAACCGCAACGGCAAGCCGAACTTTGTCTTCTACGAAGGCCCGCCAACCGCGAACGGCAAACCGCACATCGGGCATGTGCTCGGCCGCGTCATCAAGGACTTCGTGAGCCGCTACAAGACGATGTCCGGCTATCGCGTCACGCGCAAGGCAGGTTGGGACACGCACGGCCTGCCTGTCGAGCTCGGCGTCGAGAAACAGCTCGGCATTTCCGGCAAGCAGGAGATCGAGAACTACGGCGTCGAGCCGTTTATCAAAAAGTGCAAAGAGAGCGTGTTCGAGTACGAACGCCAGTGGAGAGAGCTCACCGAGGCGATTGGTTATTGGACGGATCTCGACAATCCATATATCACGCTGGAAAACAAATACATCGAGAGCGTGTGGCATCTGCTGTCCGCGATTCACGGCAAAGGACTGCTGTACCGCGGCCATCGCGTCAGTCCATATTGCCCGGACTGCCAGACGACGCTCAGCTCGCACGAGGTTGCCCAAGGCTACGAGGACGTCAAGGACTTGACCGCTACGGCCAAGTTCAAGCTGAAGGACAGCGGCGAGTTCGTCCTCGCCTGGACGACGACGCCTTGGACGCTGCCGTCCAACGTCGCGCTCGCCGTGCATCCGGACATCGAGTACGTGCGCGTCAGCCAAAACGGCGAGACATTTATCGTGGCCGGCACGCTGGCCGAAAAGGTCATGAAGGGCGAGTACGAGACGCTCGGCACCGTGCGGGGCAAAGACCTCGTCGGCTTGGCCTATGAGCCGCTGTTCCCTTATACAGGCGGGCCGCTCGACGGCGCGTACCGCATCATCGACGCAGCGTTCGTCTCCGACTCGAGCGGTACGGGGATCGTCCACATCGCGCCGGCGCACGGCGAGGACGACTATCGCGTCGCCCGCGAGCACGGCGTGCCGATGCTGCAGCTGGTGAACGGCCAGGGCCGCTACACGGACGAGGTGAAGGATTTTGCCGGACGTTTCGTCAAGGATCCGGAGGTCGACATCGACATCGTGAAGTCGCTGTCCGAGCGCGGCCTGCTGTATCACAAGGAGAAGCACGAGCACAGCTATCCGTTTTGCTGGCGCTGCAAGACGCCTCTGCTGTACTACGCGACCGAGAGCTGGTTCATCAAGACGACGGCGGTCAAGGAGCAACTGATCGAAAACAACAAAGACATCGCCTGGTATCCCGAGCACCTGCGCGACGGCCGGTTCGGCAAGTTCCTCGAAGACCTGGTCGATTGGAACATCAGCCGCAACCGGTATTGGGGCACGCCGCTGAACGTATGGACCTGTGAAGACTGCGGCGCGGAAAAATCGCCTGGCAGCATCGCGGAGCTGCGCGCTGCGGCCGTGGGCGAGGTGGCTGAGGATATCGAGCTGCACAAGCCTTACGTAGACGCCATCACGCTTCGCTGCGACTGCGGCGGCAAGATGCACCGGACGCCGGAAGTCATCGACGTCTGGTTCGACAGCGGCTCGATGCCGTTCGCGCAGCAGCATTATCCGTTCGAGAACAAGGAGCGGTTCGAGGAGCAATACCCCGCGGACTTCATCTGCGAAGGAATCGACCAGACCCGCGGCTGGTTTTTCAGTCTGCTGGCGGTATCCACGTTATACAACGGCAGGGCGCCTTACAAGTCAGTCATCTCGACCGGGCACGTACTGGATGAGAACGGTCAGAAAATGAGCAAATCCAAGGGCAACGTCATCGACCCTTGGGACATCATTGAAGAGTTCGGCACCGACGCCTTCCGTTGGGCGCTGCTCGCAGACAGCGCGCCTTGGAACAGCAAGCGGTTCTCCAAGGGCATCGTCGCCGAGGCGAAGTCGAAGGTCGTCGACACGATCGTCAACACGCACGCATTCTATGCGCTGTATGCGACGATCGACGGCTACAAGCCGGAGGAGCACCCGGCGAAACGTTCGGCGAACAAGCTGGACCGCTGGATTCTGTCGCGTCTCAACTCGCTCGTCAGCGCCACCGTCGAAGGACTCGACGGCAACGACTTCCTTAATCCTGCGAAGCGCATCGAGGCGTTTGTCGACGAGCTGTCCAATTGGTACGTGCGCCGTTCCCGCGACCGCTTCTGGGGAAGCGGCCTGGGCGAAGACAAGGTCGCGGCGTACCAGACGCTCGGCAACGTTTTGCTGACGTTGGCGAAGCTCATCGCGCCGTACCTGCCTTTCCTTGCCGAAGATCTATACGGCAACCTTGGCGGCAAGGGCAGCGTTCATCTGGCCGATTATCCGGTAGCGGATGCCGGCGAGATCGACGTCGCGCTCGAGCGCGACATGGAGACCGCGCGCGGTATCGTCGAGCTCGCCCGCAACGTACGCAACGAAACGGGCCTCAAGACGCGCCAGCCGCTGTCCGAGCTGCTCGTCGCGCTGAGCGTGCCGTTCGACGCTGCCGAGTACGAGGAGATCGTGAAGGACGAGATCAACGTCAAGTCCGTGACGCTTGTGACCGAAGACAGCGGCTTCGTCGACTATACGCTTAAGCTGAACCTGAAGCTCGCGGGCAAAAAGTACGGCAAGCACGTCGGCCCCATCCAGGGCAGACTGAAGTCGTTGTCGGCGGAGGAAGCGCGCGAGATCGTATCGTCCGGCGAGCTGGCCTATAATTCGCCGGAAGGCGAGGCGCTCACGGTGACGCTGGACGAACTGCTCGTCGAAAAGCAGGCGAAGCCGGGCTTCGCGTCCGCGTCGGGCGGCGGCGTCACCGTCGCGCTCAACACCGAGCTGACGCCTGCGCTCGTGCAGGAAGGCATCGTGCGCGAGGTCATCCGCGCCGTGCAGGATCAGCGCAAAAAGCTCGATCTGCCGATCGAGCAAAGAGTCGGCCTCGTGCTCGAGGCGGACGCCGAGACCGAAGCGGCGCTGCGCGCCTTCGACGACGTGCTCCGCGACAACGTGCTCGTGAACGACGTGTCGTTCGGACGCACCGATGCGACGGAGACGGTGCAGGCCGGCGAGCTGCGGATCGGCATCGCGATCGTTGCCGGCTAA
- a CDS encoding DUF5665 domain-containing protein, with product MSEDKPGARSDARMKTLAEEAGALRRLLEGLSTRLDELAVQMEKAQLKDYVNLMSRPWQLIWRNWLSGIARGIGIALGFTFFAATIVWLLQILGALNLPIIGDYIAEIVKIVQRQLEIEHY from the coding sequence ATGAGCGAGGACAAACCAGGCGCGAGATCGGACGCCAGGATGAAGACGCTGGCGGAAGAAGCGGGCGCGCTGCGGAGGTTGCTCGAGGGCTTGTCCACGAGGCTTGACGAATTGGCCGTGCAGATGGAAAAGGCACAGCTTAAAGATTACGTCAACCTGATGAGCAGGCCGTGGCAGCTCATATGGCGCAACTGGCTGTCGGGCATCGCCAGAGGGATCGGCATCGCGCTGGGCTTTACTTTTTTTGCGGCTACGATCGTATGGCTGCTTCAAATTCTCGGCGCGCTGAATTTGCCGATTATCGGCGACTACATCGCCGAGATCGTCAAGATCGTGCAGCGGCAGCTGGAGATCGAGCATTATTGA
- a CDS encoding YggT family protein, which translates to MDQVINYLYSLQLIYSWLILIYVLMSWLPNVKQSYIGELLGKIVEPYLKPFRKIIPPIGGVLDISPIIAWYALRFLVRGLEEVIRFVAGLFGVS; encoded by the coding sequence TTGGATCAGGTCATTAATTATCTGTATAGTTTGCAGCTCATTTACAGCTGGCTTATCCTAATCTACGTGCTGATGTCCTGGCTGCCCAACGTTAAGCAGAGCTACATCGGCGAGCTGCTCGGCAAGATCGTAGAACCTTATCTAAAGCCTTTTCGCAAGATCATTCCGCCGATCGGCGGCGTGCTGGACATTTCGCCGATCATCGCTTGGTATGCACTGAGGTTTTTGGTGAGAGGCCTTGAAGAAGTTATCCGCTTTGTCGCCGGCCTGTTCGGCGTGTCCTAA
- the pgeF gene encoding peptidoglycan editing factor PgeF — protein sequence MEPFEFTIESAEAERHEPGLLPLAPWSQFEGLTAGFSARLGGSSLPPRDGLNTALHVDDDEQTVIANRRAIAEALGWPFEAWTCAEQVHGSRVVRVTDAERGLGKLSRKSAIQDADALITDEPDILLVMYFADCVPLYFYDPVHGALGLAHAGWKGTVADVAAETIRAMRDAFGTQPSDLHAAIGPSIGACCYEVDDIVMNRVRGIVPDDERFHVPSSEGKSRLNLKEINKHLMIKAGILPSRIEMSGWCTSCSTDLFFSHRKERGQTGRMMSWLGKKK from the coding sequence ATGGAACCATTCGAATTTACGATCGAGTCTGCGGAAGCCGAGCGTCACGAGCCCGGATTGTTGCCCCTAGCGCCCTGGTCGCAATTTGAAGGCTTAACCGCCGGCTTCTCCGCGCGACTTGGCGGGAGCAGCTTGCCGCCGAGAGACGGCTTGAATACGGCGCTCCATGTGGACGACGATGAGCAAACGGTCATCGCTAATCGCCGCGCGATAGCGGAGGCGCTGGGTTGGCCGTTCGAGGCGTGGACTTGCGCAGAGCAAGTGCACGGCAGCCGCGTCGTCCGGGTCACGGACGCGGAGCGGGGCCTCGGAAAGCTGTCGCGCAAAAGCGCGATTCAGGACGCGGATGCGCTTATTACGGACGAGCCCGACATTTTGCTGGTCATGTACTTCGCAGATTGCGTGCCTTTATATTTTTACGATCCCGTGCATGGCGCGCTCGGTCTCGCCCATGCAGGCTGGAAGGGGACAGTAGCCGACGTCGCCGCCGAGACGATCCGCGCAATGAGAGACGCGTTCGGTACCCAGCCGTCGGATTTGCATGCTGCAATCGGGCCGTCAATCGGGGCTTGCTGCTACGAAGTGGACGATATCGTCATGAATCGCGTGCGCGGCATCGTACCCGACGACGAACGCTTCCATGTTCCGTCTTCCGAAGGCAAATCTCGGCTAAACTTGAAAGAAATCAACAAGCATCTTATGATTAAAGCAGGAATATTGCCGAGCCGCATCGAAATGTCTGGGTGGTGCACCAGCTGCAGCACGGATTTGTTTTTCTCCCATCGCAAGGAACGGGGACAAACCGGGCGAATGATGAGCTGGCTGGGTAAGAAGAAATAG
- a CDS encoding YlmC/YmxH family sporulation protein, with protein MKISDFQAKDVINIVDGKKLGHVADLELDLRQGRIDAIVVPVGGRVLGIFGGGEDVVIPWRSIVKIGTDVVLVRLEEARPYKSIEAENGGR; from the coding sequence ATGAAAATATCCGATTTTCAGGCGAAAGACGTCATTAATATCGTCGACGGCAAAAAGCTTGGCCATGTGGCCGATCTGGAGCTGGATCTCAGGCAGGGGCGTATTGACGCGATCGTAGTGCCGGTCGGAGGGAGAGTGCTCGGTATTTTCGGCGGGGGCGAGGATGTGGTTATCCCCTGGCGAAGCATCGTCAAGATAGGAACCGACGTCGTGCTGGTCCGGTTAGAGGAAGCGAGGCCATACAAAAGCATCGAGGCTGAAAACGGCGGGCGCTGA
- a CDS encoding YggS family pyridoxal phosphate-dependent enzyme codes for MTLEQRLKDVERRIAETCARCGREPGSVNVVAVTKYVSAETAKRAVEAGMRHIGENRWPAAEEKWRLLEGQAVFHYIGSLQSRKVKDVVGKFDYIHSLDRLSLAEEIHKRAEALGIRVPCFLQVNVSGEDSKHGLAPGAVSAFVASLGKLSGIRLIGLMTMAPIEDNAEKTRPVFAGLRKLMDEINGMSLLDEPLTELSMGMSGDFEVAIEEGATWVRLGSVLVGHEENDG; via the coding sequence ATGACGTTGGAGCAGCGGCTAAAGGACGTAGAGCGTCGCATCGCGGAGACTTGCGCAAGATGCGGCAGGGAGCCGGGGAGCGTGAATGTCGTCGCCGTGACGAAATACGTGTCCGCGGAGACAGCCAAGCGCGCGGTCGAAGCCGGGATGCGGCATATCGGCGAGAATCGCTGGCCCGCGGCGGAGGAGAAGTGGCGGCTGCTAGAGGGACAGGCCGTTTTCCATTATATCGGCTCGCTCCAGAGCAGAAAGGTCAAGGATGTCGTAGGCAAGTTCGATTACATCCATTCACTCGATCGCTTGTCACTTGCAGAGGAGATACATAAGCGTGCCGAAGCGCTGGGCATTCGTGTGCCTTGTTTCCTGCAGGTGAACGTATCCGGCGAAGACTCCAAGCATGGTCTTGCTCCCGGGGCGGTGTCCGCGTTTGTCGCATCGCTCGGCAAGCTGTCCGGTATCCGCTTGATCGGTCTCATGACGATGGCACCGATCGAAGACAATGCCGAGAAGACGAGGCCCGTGTTCGCCGGCCTTCGCAAGTTAATGGACGAGATCAACGGCATGTCTTTGCTGGACGAGCCGCTGACGGAGTTGTCGATGGGCATGTCCGGCGACTTTGAAGTCGCGATCGAAGAAGGCGCCACATGGGTGCGTCTGGGCAGCGTCCTGGTCGGTCACGAAGAGAACGACGGATAA
- a CDS encoding DivIVA domain-containing protein, whose translation MPLTPLDIHNKEFGRRLRGYDEDEVNEFLDQIIKDYEAMIRDNKDLQNQIVGLQERLGHFANIEETLSKTIIVAQEAADEVKSNAKKEAQLIVKEAEKNADRIINESLSKSRKYALEVEELKKQAAIYRARFRTLVETQLDLLTQDGWEKLEPPESRSRDNEPRVREIVE comes from the coding sequence ATGCCATTAACGCCATTGGATATTCATAACAAGGAATTCGGGCGCAGATTGCGCGGCTACGACGAAGACGAAGTGAACGAGTTCCTCGATCAGATCATCAAGGATTACGAAGCGATGATCCGCGACAACAAAGATCTTCAGAACCAGATTGTCGGTCTTCAAGAGCGACTTGGCCACTTCGCGAACATCGAGGAGACGCTGAGCAAAACGATTATCGTCGCGCAGGAGGCTGCCGACGAGGTCAAGAGCAATGCCAAGAAGGAAGCCCAGCTCATCGTCAAGGAAGCGGAGAAGAACGCCGACCGCATTATCAACGAATCGCTCTCCAAATCGCGCAAGTACGCGCTGGAGGTAGAGGAGCTGAAGAAACAGGCGGCGATCTATCGAGCGCGCTTCCGTACGCTTGTCGAGACGCAGCTCGACCTGCTTACGCAGGACGGCTGGGAGAAGCTCGAGCCGCCGGAGTCCCGCTCGCGGGACAATGAGCCGCGGGTTCGCGAGATCGTCGAATAG